In one Desulfobulbaceae bacterium genomic region, the following are encoded:
- a CDS encoding DEAD/DEAH box helicase — RPGQGSRTIISDVQGKGVQVCRNLADEEQRAQIAVEACPSLLRHEIDNWEWLINDVPDCLQLLSELQAMPHGAVVEWPKGERLRLRGGPSGKSPLYLKIKQRRQWFELQGQLHVDEDAILSLSEVLELIRKSRSRFIPMSDGHFFALSQDMYQQLDQLNSITWQDKEHLQFSPLAAPFVLDVTRNAVQIETDAGWQDLERRIKDSETYSPKIPSTLQTTLRPYQEKGFLWLSRLAHVGFGACLADEMGLGKTIQALTLILDQAQHGPILIIAPTSVCFNWLDEIDRFAPTLNVTLFGGNERKKIINKLTSFDVLVTSYGLLQQETELLSEKLWQVIVLDEAQAIKNMSTKRSRAAMNLKSRFKMITTGTPLENNLGELWNLFHFINPGLLGTITQFNKRFAGPIEKDKDRDSQKRLKRLVSPFILRRLKSQVLDELPPRTEVNLKVALSDEEAAFYESLRRNALAKLEAQQTTGNRQIQILAEIMRLRRACCNPSLVSPGISIASSKMAVFEQTIDELLANRHKVLVFSQFVDHLTIIRHFLEDKGINYQYLDGSTPSRQRKARVDAFQSGQGDIFLISLKAGGLGLNLTAANYVIHMDPWWNPAVEDQASDRVHRIGQKLPVTIYRMITQGTIEEKIVALHRDKRELAENLLKGSEVSDKVSVDELLELLRNKHSPLDNP, encoded by the coding sequence CGTCCTGGTCAAGGTTCCCGAACGATCATCAGTGATGTTCAAGGTAAAGGAGTCCAAGTCTGCCGCAATCTGGCAGATGAGGAGCAACGAGCCCAGATTGCAGTTGAAGCATGCCCTTCCCTGCTCCGCCACGAAATTGATAACTGGGAGTGGTTGATCAATGATGTTCCTGATTGCCTGCAACTGCTCTCTGAATTACAGGCAATGCCCCATGGGGCCGTTGTCGAATGGCCCAAAGGAGAGAGATTACGGTTACGTGGGGGGCCATCAGGCAAGTCCCCGCTCTATCTTAAAATCAAACAACGGCGTCAATGGTTTGAACTTCAAGGTCAACTTCATGTAGATGAAGATGCAATCCTCAGTCTCAGCGAAGTTCTTGAACTTATTAGAAAGAGTCGCAGCCGTTTTATCCCCATGTCCGATGGCCATTTTTTTGCCCTCTCCCAGGATATGTATCAGCAGCTCGATCAACTAAACAGTATTACCTGGCAGGACAAGGAGCACTTACAGTTTTCTCCCTTGGCAGCCCCATTTGTACTGGATGTAACTCGAAATGCGGTCCAGATAGAAACGGACGCCGGTTGGCAGGATCTGGAGCGACGAATCAAAGATTCTGAAACCTATTCGCCGAAAATACCTTCAACTCTCCAGACAACGCTTAGGCCGTATCAGGAAAAGGGTTTTCTCTGGCTTTCTCGGCTGGCCCATGTCGGGTTCGGAGCCTGTTTGGCAGACGAGATGGGCCTAGGTAAAACAATCCAAGCCTTGACCCTTATTCTTGATCAGGCTCAACATGGTCCGATCCTGATAATTGCACCGACATCGGTCTGTTTCAATTGGCTTGATGAAATTGATCGGTTCGCCCCGACTTTGAACGTAACCCTCTTCGGCGGTAATGAGCGTAAAAAAATCATTAATAAGTTGACCAGTTTTGATGTCCTGGTGACCAGTTACGGTCTCCTGCAGCAAGAGACAGAACTGTTAAGCGAAAAACTGTGGCAGGTCATAGTCCTGGACGAGGCCCAGGCAATTAAAAATATGAGTACCAAGCGCTCACGGGCAGCAATGAACCTGAAAAGCCGCTTCAAGATGATCACCACCGGCACCCCCTTGGAGAATAATCTTGGAGAACTATGGAACTTATTTCACTTCATCAATCCGGGATTGCTTGGCACCATCACTCAGTTTAACAAACGGTTTGCCGGCCCTATTGAAAAAGATAAAGATAGGGACTCACAGAAACGACTTAAACGCCTTGTCAGTCCATTTATCCTTCGCCGCTTGAAATCTCAAGTATTAGATGAACTTCCTCCCCGAACTGAGGTTAATCTTAAGGTTGCTCTAAGTGATGAAGAGGCGGCTTTTTATGAATCCTTACGTCGTAACGCCCTTGCCAAGCTTGAGGCGCAACAGACAACAGGGAACCGACAGATTCAAATCTTGGCTGAAATCATGCGGTTGCGTCGTGCCTGCTGTAATCCCTCCTTGGTTAGTCCCGGAATTTCTATCGCCAGTTCAAAGATGGCAGTATTCGAACAAACCATTGACGAATTGTTAGCTAATCGTCATAAAGTATTGGTATTCAGTCAATTTGTCGATCACTTGACTATCATTCGGCATTTTCTCGAAGATAAGGGAATCAACTATCAATACCTGGATGGCAGCACTCCGAGTCGTCAACGGAAAGCCAGGGTCGATGCCTTTCAGTCCGGGCAAGGAGATATCTTTCTGATCAGTCTGAAAGCTGGCGGTCTTGGACTGAACCTGACCGCTGCTAACTATGTTATTCACATGGATCCGTGGTGGAACCCGGCTGTGGAAGATCAAGCATCGGATCGGGTTCATCGGATTGGACAGAAACTTCCAGTCACTATCTACCGGATGATTACCCAGGGGACCATTGAAGAAAAAATTGTTGCCCTGCATCGAGACAAGCGGGAGTTGGCAGAGAATCTGTTAAAGGGTAGTGAGGTAAGTGACAAAGTGTCTGTTGATGAGTTGTTGGAATTATTGAGAAATAAACACTCTCCTCTTGATAATCCTTGA
- a CDS encoding pyridoxal phosphate-dependent aminotransferase, with protein MTTQIQVAKRMQQIKPSPTLAVNAKAKALKASGADVLNFSVGEPDFNTPDHVCQAAKEAIDQGFTRYTAVPGIPELREAICHRFLTDKGWRYEPDQIQVCSGGKQGLYNMAQALFGPGDEVIVPTPYWVSYPPIIELAGATPIYLPLSEETGFDIDEKALAQCVSERTKGIIINSPSNPTGTIFSAKGLALVAKYALERGWVVISDDIYDTIVYEDGPLPHILNVEPALKDQIIILNGVSKSFAMTGWRIGYCAGPKHVIGAMNKIQSQSTSNACSISQKAALAAVTGSQDFPLMMKESFIARLKVIMARLQEIPGVTCVKPQGAFYVFPNLSAYFSKRNGETVIDGSVAMADYLLDEALIASVPGAAFGSDAFVRFSFATSMAIIEEGMSRLQVALAKLS; from the coding sequence ATGACTACCCAAATCCAAGTTGCCAAACGGATGCAGCAGATAAAACCATCACCCACCTTGGCTGTCAACGCCAAGGCCAAAGCCTTAAAGGCTTCTGGCGCTGATGTCCTCAACTTCAGTGTGGGGGAGCCCGATTTCAATACCCCTGACCACGTCTGTCAGGCGGCAAAGGAAGCTATTGACCAGGGATTTACTCGCTATACAGCGGTGCCTGGCATTCCCGAGTTGCGGGAGGCAATTTGCCATCGGTTCTTAACCGACAAAGGATGGAGGTATGAACCGGATCAGATCCAGGTTTGCAGCGGTGGCAAACAAGGTCTATACAATATGGCCCAGGCCTTGTTCGGCCCTGGTGATGAAGTCATTGTTCCAACCCCGTATTGGGTGTCATATCCGCCGATCATCGAGTTGGCTGGAGCGACACCAATCTATCTTCCTCTGTCTGAAGAAACAGGGTTTGATATTGACGAAAAGGCCTTGGCTCAGTGTGTGTCGGAGAGAACGAAAGGCATTATCATCAATAGTCCATCAAATCCAACCGGGACAATTTTCTCTGCAAAAGGGTTGGCGCTGGTAGCAAAGTATGCCTTAGAACGCGGTTGGGTGGTAATCTCAGACGATATTTATGATACCATTGTTTACGAAGATGGACCCTTGCCTCACATTTTAAATGTTGAGCCTGCCCTGAAGGATCAGATCATCATTTTGAATGGAGTCAGCAAGTCATTTGCCATGACCGGATGGAGGATTGGCTACTGTGCTGGGCCAAAACATGTTATCGGCGCCATGAACAAGATCCAGAGTCAGAGCACATCAAACGCATGTTCAATCTCCCAGAAGGCCGCATTGGCCGCAGTAACCGGGTCACAAGATTTCCCCTTGATGATGAAGGAGTCTTTTATTGCCCGCCTGAAGGTAATAATGGCCCGTCTTCAGGAAATCCCTGGGGTAACCTGTGTCAAGCCACAGGGCGCTTTTTATGTATTTCCTAACCTCAGCGCATATTTTAGCAAGCGGAATGGTGAGACGGTCATTGATGGATCAGTTGCCATGGCCGATTACCTTCTGGACGAAGCACTCATTGCTTCTGTCCCAGGCGCTGCCTTCGGCTCTGATGCCTTTGTTCGTTTTTCATTTGCGACATCCATGGCAATCATTGAAGAAGGGATGAGTCGTTTGCAGGTGGCGCTCGCCAAACTTTCCTAA
- a CDS encoding FeoB-associated Cys-rich membrane protein, which translates to MQTVLVWIIVIAAAYYLVRKYYRTLSGKDQQGCDCGSGCDSCSSVNKEKLCEFPNNNSHKTDTK; encoded by the coding sequence ATGCAAACTGTTCTGGTCTGGATTATCGTTATTGCCGCAGCATACTATTTGGTGAGAAAATATTATCGTACCTTGAGTGGTAAGGACCAGCAGGGGTGCGACTGCGGTTCGGGGTGTGACTCCTGTTCATCTGTGAATAAAGAGAAGCTCTGTGAATTTCCAAACAATAATTCTCATAAGACTGACACCAAGTGA
- the truA gene encoding tRNA pseudouridine(38-40) synthase TruA, translating into MRNIRLVIAYDGTAYAGWQRQAALPTIQGTLEEKLTLITKAPVTLHGAGRTDAGVHALGMVANFQTHATIPCQGLVNGLNSMLHPDIRIIEATEMPLNFQARFSAKGKRYSYHFSTQPILPPHQRLYHAHVPGTLNVSLIKSALAAIVGEHDFSSFEASGSRDLSITTGRGAVRLILSTHLAQTGDTMVISIHGDGFLRHMVRNIVGTVLEVGQGKRTLENFVETLAARDRGRAGPTAPARGLFLDTVFY; encoded by the coding sequence GTGCGCAATATCCGACTTGTTATAGCCTATGATGGCACTGCCTATGCCGGTTGGCAGCGTCAGGCGGCGTTGCCAACAATTCAGGGGACGTTGGAAGAGAAGTTGACTCTGATAACCAAGGCGCCAGTAACTCTGCATGGGGCCGGTCGAACTGATGCTGGGGTTCATGCCTTGGGCATGGTTGCCAACTTCCAGACGCATGCAACCATCCCGTGCCAAGGGCTCGTCAATGGATTAAACAGCATGCTTCACCCTGATATCCGAATCATTGAAGCGACTGAGATGCCCCTTAACTTTCAAGCCCGGTTCAGCGCTAAGGGCAAACGCTATTCCTACCATTTCTCCACTCAACCTATACTACCGCCGCATCAGCGCCTCTATCATGCCCATGTTCCAGGCACATTAAATGTCTCTTTGATAAAGTCCGCTTTGGCTGCCATTGTTGGAGAGCATGATTTTTCCAGTTTCGAGGCTTCCGGATCAAGGGATCTTTCAATTACCACAGGCCGTGGGGCGGTCCGCCTGATTCTCTCAACTCATCTGGCACAAACTGGAGATACGATGGTTATCTCAATCCATGGTGACGGTTTCTTGCGCCATATGGTAAGAAATATCGTCGGGACAGTTTTAGAAGTGGGGCAAGGGAAAAGAACCCTTGAAAACTTTGTCGAGACGTTAGCCGCCCGCGACCGAGGGAGAGCAGGCCCAACGGCGCCAGCACGAGGACTCTTTCTCGATACAGTATTTTATTAA
- the rplM gene encoding 50S ribosomal protein L13 translates to MKTYLTPVKEIDKKWYVVDATDKVLGRLASEIATILRGKNKPTYSTFMDNGDYIVVVNAEKVRLTGKKMQDKKYYRHSSFMGGLTELTASELMEKKPTDIISFAVQGMLPKNPLGRAQLKKLKVYAGQDHPHTAQQPEKLEL, encoded by the coding sequence ATGAAGACCTATTTGACTCCGGTCAAGGAAATCGATAAAAAGTGGTACGTAGTTGATGCCACTGACAAAGTGCTGGGACGTTTGGCGTCTGAAATCGCCACAATTCTTCGTGGCAAGAACAAACCGACCTACTCCACATTTATGGACAATGGCGATTACATTGTGGTTGTCAATGCCGAGAAGGTTAGGTTGACCGGCAAGAAAATGCAGGACAAGAAGTACTATCGCCATAGTTCATTCATGGGTGGATTGACTGAACTGACAGCCTCTGAACTGATGGAAAAGAAACCCACGGACATCATCTCATTTGCTGTCCAGGGAATGCTTCCTAAAAATCCTTTAGGTCGCGCTCAACTTAAAAAGCTGAAAGTGTACGCAGGTCAGGATCACCCACACACTGCTCAGCAGCCTGAAAAGTTAGAATTATAA
- the rpsI gene encoding 30S ribosomal protein S9 codes for MAEKKIYATGKRKTAVARVWLSPGSGQVVVNNLSMMDYFGNLLDTHQKVEIPFRLTDTVEKYNVSASLKGGGKSAQAEALRHGISKALLEIDPEFRLSLKKAGLLTRDSRVKERKKYGKKGARASFQFSKR; via the coding sequence ATGGCTGAGAAAAAAATATATGCAACCGGAAAGAGAAAAACCGCAGTCGCTCGGGTATGGCTTTCCCCAGGATCTGGACAGGTAGTTGTTAATAATTTGAGTATGATGGACTATTTTGGTAATCTCCTCGATACCCATCAAAAGGTTGAGATTCCGTTCCGTCTTACCGATACCGTTGAGAAGTATAACGTTTCCGCCTCACTTAAGGGTGGGGGAAAGTCAGCTCAAGCTGAAGCCCTTCGACATGGCATATCTAAGGCCTTGCTTGAAATAGATCCAGAATTTCGCTTGAGCTTGAAAAAAGCCGGTCTGTTAACTCGGGACTCACGAGTTAAGGAACGGAAAAAATATGGTAAAAAAGGCGCTCGGGCAAGCTTTCAGTTTTCAAAGCGTTAA
- a CDS encoding N-acetyl-gamma-glutamyl-phosphate reductase has translation MIRVGIIGASGYTGIELSRLLCRHPGVTLTVATSRQYAGRSMADVYPSLRGLVDLVCEDTTGTELAAKADVFFTAVPHQTAMAIVPILLEAGKKVVDLSADFRIHDPLVYETWYQAHTAKELLGEAVYGLPEIHRHAIAPSRLVANPGCYPTSVILGLAPLLTNQLINSDSIIIDSKSGTSGAGRGAQVGSLYCEVTDGFKAYKVGEHRHTPEIEQELSGLCGQDVVVSFTPHLVPMSRGILSTMYATLSAGVTLNDVTEAYHNHYRNEPFVRLCPSGAYPATQYIRGGNFCDIGFKVDPRTGRIIVLSAIDNLVKGAAGQAVQNMNIICGFEETQGLMVVPLFP, from the coding sequence ATGATTCGAGTTGGTATCATAGGAGCCTCTGGTTATACAGGAATTGAGTTGTCGCGCCTTCTCTGTCGCCATCCTGGCGTTACCTTGACCGTGGCTACTTCCAGGCAATATGCTGGCCGCTCTATGGCTGATGTTTATCCGAGCCTGAGAGGGTTGGTTGATCTGGTCTGCGAGGACACCACAGGAACGGAACTAGCAGCAAAGGCAGATGTTTTCTTTACAGCGGTTCCTCATCAAACGGCTATGGCGATTGTCCCGATCTTGCTTGAGGCAGGAAAAAAGGTAGTTGATCTTAGCGCTGACTTTCGGATTCACGACCCCTTGGTCTATGAGACGTGGTATCAAGCCCATACAGCCAAGGAACTTCTTGGCGAAGCAGTCTATGGACTTCCGGAAATTCACCGTCATGCGATCGCCCCATCTCGATTGGTGGCCAACCCTGGCTGTTATCCCACCAGTGTAATTCTTGGGCTGGCGCCACTGTTAACTAACCAGTTGATCAATTCGGATAGCATAATTATTGATTCAAAATCAGGGACATCTGGCGCTGGACGAGGCGCCCAAGTTGGCTCTCTCTACTGCGAAGTCACCGATGGATTCAAGGCATACAAAGTTGGTGAACATCGCCATACCCCCGAGATAGAGCAGGAACTCAGCGGCCTGTGCGGTCAGGACGTGGTGGTTTCTTTTACCCCACATCTAGTTCCCATGTCCCGGGGAATCCTCAGCACGATGTATGCGACACTTAGTGCCGGCGTCACCCTTAATGATGTCACTGAGGCCTATCACAATCACTACCGCAATGAGCCCTTTGTCAGACTTTGTCCATCTGGCGCCTACCCTGCTACCCAGTATATTCGAGGGGGGAATTTTTGTGATATAGGTTTTAAGGTTGACCCCAGGACCGGTCGTATTATCGTTTTGTCTGCTATTGACAATCTAGTTAAAGGCGCTGCTGGACAGGCTGTTCAAAATATGAACATCATCTGCGGCTTTGAAGAAACCCAAGGTCTCATGGTTGTTCCTTTATTTCCCTGA
- a CDS encoding TIGR04211 family SH3 domain-containing protein, with protein sequence MPEIKKLLTTLPSLLVCAVAMASSAHADQRYVVDTIVVSLREGPGSQYKAIKTVQTGQSLEVIESKNNFIRVRTSDGNEGWLPSQYAVNQPTNANVVKDLQEEITSLRDQNDLLTAQIAGKEPHSQSGESELSKLKTLQTKLDLMTEQYHVLKADAQDIVRIQDENKRLKSETTVLQASLRQLQENKKTFTGNIYWFLAGGSVFLVGWVTGKLSFRRQRHSLTL encoded by the coding sequence ATGCCAGAAATAAAGAAATTACTGACCACTCTCCCCTCCCTGCTTGTCTGCGCCGTCGCCATGGCAAGCTCCGCTCATGCCGATCAGCGATATGTTGTTGATACCATCGTTGTGTCACTGCGGGAAGGGCCGGGCTCTCAGTATAAAGCCATTAAAACAGTGCAAACCGGCCAATCTTTGGAAGTAATTGAATCAAAGAACAATTTTATCCGTGTACGAACCTCCGATGGCAACGAAGGTTGGCTTCCCAGTCAGTATGCTGTCAATCAGCCGACTAACGCGAATGTGGTCAAAGATTTACAGGAAGAGATTACCTCCTTGCGAGACCAGAACGACTTACTCACTGCACAAATCGCTGGCAAGGAACCCCATTCGCAAAGCGGAGAAAGTGAGTTGTCCAAGCTGAAAACACTACAGACTAAACTTGATTTGATGACGGAACAATATCACGTGCTTAAAGCTGATGCCCAAGATATTGTTCGGATACAGGATGAAAATAAGCGGTTAAAAAGTGAGACTACTGTTCTGCAGGCAAGTCTGCGCCAACTCCAAGAGAACAAGAAAACATTTACCGGAAATATTTATTGGTTCTTGGCAGGTGGCTCCGTCTTTCTGGTCGGTTGGGTGACAGGAAAACTTTCTTTCAGGCGGCAACGGCATTCACTTACCCTGTAA